From Desulfuromonas soudanensis, the proteins below share one genomic window:
- the hcp gene encoding hydroxylamine reductase — MFCYQCEQTANGGCTKIGVCGKQPDVSTLQDQLVFALKGIAFWANLAREKGAKDQEIDRFMLDGLFTTVTNVDFDAEEIAKLVRKAATLLDKARTLYTTAAGAPYTGSIPEAALPFTAGSTAELIALGEKHGVKDETIDPDVKSVQEILIYGMKGYAAYAHHALVIGLENDEIYAYTHKFLAATLDKSLGLMDFVGLAMECGRINLVTMELLNKANTDSYGHPVPTPVQLGTKAGKAILVSGHDLRMLEELLKQTEGTGVNVYTHGEMLPAHGYPGLKKYSHLVGNFGGAWQDQAKEFTSFPGAIIFNTNCIQRPAESYKDRLFTWGLVQWPDVKNIAGWDFSTVIKKAQELPGFKENLGQEILTGFGHNAVLGVADKVIAAVKAGQIRHFFLVGGCDGAKSGRNYYTEFAEKAPKDTVILTLACGKYRFNKLDFGDIGGIPRLLDIGQCNDAYSAIQIAVALAGAFECDVNDLPLSMILSWYEQKAVAILLTLLHLGIKNIKLGPTLPAFITPNVLNFLVENFNIGPITTAEEDLKQILG; from the coding sequence ATGTTCTGTTACCAGTGTGAGCAGACCGCCAACGGCGGTTGCACCAAGATCGGCGTCTGCGGCAAGCAACCGGACGTCTCGACCCTGCAGGACCAGCTGGTTTTCGCCCTCAAGGGGATCGCCTTCTGGGCCAACCTCGCCCGGGAAAAGGGAGCCAAGGACCAGGAGATCGACCGCTTCATGCTCGACGGCCTCTTCACCACCGTCACCAACGTCGACTTCGACGCCGAAGAAATCGCCAAACTGGTACGCAAGGCAGCAACCCTCCTCGACAAGGCCAGGACCCTCTATACGACGGCCGCAGGAGCTCCCTACACCGGTTCCATCCCCGAAGCCGCCCTCCCCTTCACTGCAGGCTCCACCGCTGAACTGATCGCCCTCGGCGAGAAGCACGGCGTCAAGGACGAGACGATCGACCCCGACGTCAAGAGCGTGCAGGAAATCCTCATTTACGGCATGAAGGGGTACGCCGCCTACGCCCACCACGCCCTGGTGATCGGCCTGGAAAACGACGAGATCTACGCCTACACCCATAAATTCCTCGCCGCCACCCTCGACAAGAGCCTCGGCCTGATGGATTTCGTCGGCCTGGCCATGGAATGCGGCCGCATCAACCTGGTCACCATGGAGCTCCTTAACAAGGCCAACACCGACAGCTACGGGCATCCGGTGCCGACCCCCGTGCAGCTCGGCACCAAGGCCGGCAAGGCGATCCTCGTCTCCGGTCACGACCTGCGCATGCTCGAAGAACTCCTCAAGCAGACCGAGGGGACCGGCGTCAACGTCTACACCCACGGCGAGATGCTCCCGGCCCACGGCTACCCCGGCCTCAAAAAGTACAGCCACCTCGTCGGCAACTTCGGCGGCGCCTGGCAGGATCAGGCCAAGGAATTCACCTCTTTCCCCGGCGCCATCATCTTCAACACCAACTGCATCCAGCGCCCCGCCGAGTCCTACAAGGACCGCCTCTTCACCTGGGGCCTCGTCCAGTGGCCCGACGTGAAGAACATCGCCGGCTGGGATTTTTCCACCGTCATCAAAAAGGCCCAGGAGCTCCCGGGCTTTAAAGAAAACCTCGGCCAGGAGATCCTCACCGGCTTCGGCCACAACGCCGTTCTCGGCGTCGCCGACAAGGTCATCGCCGCCGTCAAGGCCGGCCAGATCCGCCACTTCTTCCTCGTCGGCGGCTGCGACGGCGCCAAGAGCGGGCGCAACTACTACACCGAATTCGCCGAGAAAGCCCCCAAGGACACCGTCATCCTCACCCTGGCCTGCGGCAAGTACCGCTTCAACAAACTCGACTTCGGCGACATCGGCGGCATCCCGCGCCTCCTCGACATCGGCCAGTGCAACGACGCCTACAGCGCCATCCAGATCGCCGTCGCCCTTGCCGGCGCCTTCGAATGCGACGTCAACGACCTGCCGCTGTCGATGATCCTCTCCTGGTACGAGCAGAAAGCGGTGGCGATCCTCCTCACCCTGCTGCACCTCGGAATCAAAAACATCAAGCTCGGACCGACACTGCCGGCCTTCATCACCCCCAACGTCCTCAACTTTCTGGTGGAGAACTTCAATATCGGCCCCATCACCACCGCCGAAGAGGACCTCAAGCAGATCCTCGGCTGA